A window from Pangasianodon hypophthalmus isolate fPanHyp1 chromosome 4, fPanHyp1.pri, whole genome shotgun sequence encodes these proteins:
- the LOC113540202 gene encoding phospholipid scramblase 1, with the protein MHAQGELPCPPGTVPMIPGFVPPQVPAMMAFPPGYVPPQIPMILPVPQRPPGCPPGLEYLTQVDQLLVHQKVELIEAILGWETNNQYVVKNSLGQQVWLAFEESDFCTRIVCGSARSFVIHFQDNMGEEVLTLARPLKCSSCCFPCCLQELEVQAPPGTAIGYVMQDWHPYLPKFTIRDERKRAVLRIVGPFCDCNCCSDVIFKVTSLDEASEIGRISKQWTGLDTEMLTDADHFGVQFPMDLDVKIKAVVLAACFLIDFMFFEHSPKQD; encoded by the exons ATGCATGCACAAG GAGAACTTCCCTGCCCTCCAGGCACCGTACCCATGATTCCGG gttttgtgccccCTCAGGTACCTGCAATGATGGCCTTTCCACcag GGTATGTGCCACCTCAGATACCCATGATACTTCCCGTCCCCCAGAGACCACCTGGATGCCCGCCTGGACTGGAGTACTTAACCCAG GTTGACCAGCTCCTTGTCCATCAGAAGGTGGAACTAATCGAAG ctATATTGGGTTGGGAGACCAACAACCAATATGTTGTGAAAAACAGCCTGGGACAGCAGGTGTGGCTTGCCTTCGAAGAGAGTGACTTTTGCACGCGGATAGTTTGCGGTTCTGCACGCTCTTTCGTCATCCACTTCCAGGACAACATGGGAGAGGAAGTGCTCACTCTCGCACGGCCTTTAAAGTGCAGCAGCTGCTGCTTTCCCTGCTGCCTACAGGAG CTCGAGGTCCAGGCCCCTCCTGGCACTGCCATTGGGTATGTGATGCAGGACTGGCACCCGTACCTCCCCAAGTTCACCATCAgggatgagagaaagagagccgTGCTGCGGATCGTCGGACCTTTCTGTGACTGTAACTGCTGCTCAGACGTCATTTTTAAG gTCACGTCCCTGGACGAGGCTTCAGAAATCGGTAGGATAAGCAAACAATGGACAGGCTTGGACACTGAAATGCTTACGGACGCGGATCATTTCGGTGTGCAGTTTCCCATGGATCTGGATGTTAAAATCAAGGCTGTTGTATTGGCTGCTTGTTTCCTCATT GATTTCATGTTTTTTGAGCATTCACCAAAACAGGACTGa